The sequence below is a genomic window from Maylandia zebra isolate NMK-2024a linkage group LG18, Mzebra_GT3a, whole genome shotgun sequence.
cattcttctccattttctttctttagctCCTTGTCTTCCAACTAACTTGAGAAGGAAAGCTGAGTGTGACCCTAACAGGCTGGTCATAAACTGGGACTCTGCTGCTGGAGCTCTTTCCTATTTTGTAGAAGCAAAGGGAAACACTAAAGAAAGCTACAACTGCACAACTTCCTCCAGCAGCTGTGAAATTACCAATGTGCCATGTGGTGAACACCTCAGCGTGTGGATTGTTGCCTCCAATAGCAAGTGCTCCTCTCCCCAAGTTTTGGGGGAGGTTGCACAGACTGGTATGTATTGAGTCACTGTTTGAAATTTTCATAGTTCCCGAGATGTCATACTGCTAAACCAGGTGGCAGAGACTCGTAGACACTAACATCCTCTCTTTTCAGTTCCCTGCACCCCAAACAATGTCACAGTATCAGTGGACTGCAGCCAAAACTCTGCAACACTTGATTGGATAGAAAGCAGTGGCGTTATATTGTACGTCATTGTCGCCCAAGATGCACACGGCAATTCATACAGGTACATGTCAATGGACAGCACCCGTATGATTGATGGCCTGAGATGTGGACAGAACTACACTGCCAGTGTTTTTGGCACGGATTTCATTTGCAACAGCACCACCAGTCAGGAGGTTTCTTTTATGACAGGTAGGTCAGAAGATTGATAACACTGTTGTGTTGTGTCACCTATGTATAGACTATACACTATATATATTATacctaaaaaaaattaaaccagcaattacttaaaaaaaatttaaatcacCAAAAATCAGAATTAGTCTTAAAAAGGATGTAATAGTTAGTCTCCAACAATGTTTCTGTGAGATCCACCCTCATTTGTTATGTTCAGTTTCATGTGCAGATTTATGATGAAGACACTTAACACCTGTTAAGTTACTATGAACTGAATCATCtttctcctctccagcaccgtGTCCACCGACAAACATCGAAGCGTTTAGAGACTGTGATGCCAATCGTGCTGTGATAGTCTGGCAGAACCATCAGTCCACAGGCCTCTACACCGCCACTATAGCAGATCAGAGTGCTGATCAGCTAAACTGCACCAGCAACACAGGGAACAACTGTACAATAACTTCTCTGCCTTGTGGAAAGAAATACAACGTCTCGGTCACTTACAATGATGGAAACTGTCCGTCAGCCTCGAGTGTGGTCAGCATGGACTCAGGTACTACTGCTTTAAATTAAATCTGTTCATCAGAGCACCATATTTGATCCTGCAGAAGAAATGATTacaaaaaaatggaaatatCCTAAATAAACCAGATGAGTTGAATAAAATGTGTTgaaactttaatttaaaaataataaataatatctaAAATCTGATATCTGATATCTACTTTTAACCTAAGGAAGTGAGTGGAGCGCCATTTCTGGTATAGAAATGGTATACCATTTCTATTGATTTTAAATGGCAGATGAtgttgtgtgtcttttttcagtGCCATGTGGTCCTGAAGGAGTCGGAGCCCATGTGAACTGCACAACTGGTGAGCTGACAGTCTTCTGGAACATCTCCACTACTGCTGAGAGCTACACCACTGTGATATCCAGAGGATCGGGCCAGCCTCTGTACTGTAActccacagagacacagtgcAGTACAGGAGGGCTGGAGTGTGGAAGCTCCTACTCAGTGACGGTCTTTTCTATCACTGGGACGTGCAAGAGCCTGCCGAGCACAGAGgtcacagtggacacatgtgagaCCTGCAGATTTTTCATGATCATATATGTAGATAGAGCCACAAGACTTTGTTAGATAAATCCTCCAAATTGTGTTTCTTATTCGTTTCCTTTCAGTGCCGTGTCCTCCCACCAACGTCACAGTGACACGCACATGTGCTCCACACCCTGTTCCTGTGTCATGGCTCGCCAGTGATGGTGCCAAATACTACACTGCTGTTGCTTTGAGCAGTGAAGGTCACAGGTCCTCGTGCACAACCAATAAAACCTCCTGTAGCCTCACTGGGCTCCACTGTGGGGAGGTTTACACAATAGGTGTTTCAGGAGTTGATGACAAGTGTGAAATTCAACAGAGCAACACTGTCTCTGTGAACACAGGTAACACGACCTTGACCTAAACCACCGATGTCAGTAATGTGGGTCTTATTTGGGGAATCTGGAAGCGTTActgatattttatttcattccaACTCCAGGACCATGTGCTCCCTTTAATGTGTCGAGCCAGCTGATCTGTAGTGCTAGAGCCGCTCACGTGTCCTGGGACCCCAGTCCGAATGCACTGAGCTATGCAGTGGAAGCCATAAGTGATGGGCAGACCCTCACCTGCAACAGCTCCAGCCCCAACTGCGCACTGAGTAACCTGCTCTGTGGCCAAGCATATGAAATTGTTGTGACTGCCACGGATGGCACCTGTGTCAGCAACTACAGTGCCCCCTTCAGGCAAGACCAAGGTACTGACTTTGACTGGCAATTGCTCCGGTGAGGAGAAGCCTCTCAGTCTCAGTATATTGAGATTAATCTTCTTCTACttggactgtttttttttacagcagtgattccTATAATATTATATCCTATAATATTGTCACCAGTAATTTCTTAAATATGCCCCCACTGGACTTGAGATTTAATATGTAAATTTATGTTTTTCACTGATCTCTTGCAAAAGAAACTTGACCTAACAAGACCTGCCTTTTTCCAGCCTCATCGCACATTACTGGTTTAAACACTTTAGCAGTGAAGATAGAAAACTCAAACTAAACAAGGCATCATAGTTGTCCTTCTTTTACATTCTTTTCAATCAAACTGATAAGCAATTAGTTttttttagattagattagattagattagattag
It includes:
- the LOC143413682 gene encoding fibronectin type III domain-containing protein 7-like; amino-acid sequence: MILEMVYNLEASSLNVVWSTYSNASVYVLDLRAVNSTTISPLMVMIPPTSTEMVVQGVRSGYVYDITLKVLVFWDLVCTDTKTAMTAINSVTTVSVDYSCSSGSVTATWDVVFGASLYRATAVDGTGASSNCTSASTSCQISMLKCGEKYEVRVTALFGDCSSTSNKSSMFETVPCAPANPQASYTCNSNVVVFSWQPTNNALYYVATSVDSNGMSTECRTTDIMCYFTDAECAQNYTYRVYAVTLQCNTDITEPVIVQTSPCPPTNIEAFRDCDANRAVIVWQNHQSTGLYTATIADQSADQLNCTSNTGNNCTITSLPCGKKYNVSVTYNDGNCPSASSVVSMDSVPCGPEGVGAHVNCTTGELTVFWNISTTAESYTTVISRGSGQPLYCNSTETQCSTGGLECGSSYSVTVFSITGTCKSLPSTEVTVDTLPCPPTNVTVTRTCAPHPVPVSWLASDGAKYYTAVALSSEGHRSSCTTNKTSCSLTGLHCGEVYTIGVSGVDDKCEIQQSNTVSVNTGPCAPFNVSSQLICSARAAHVSWDPSPNALSYAVEAISDGQTLTCNSSSPNCALSNLLCGQAYEIVVTATDGTCVSNYSAPFRQDQGTDFDWQLLR